The window TGGTCGAGCGCAGCAGTTGAGAAGCCGAGCGAAGCAGCTAAAACGCCGAGCGCAGCAGTTAATCATCAGGACCAAGTAACGATGATCGATCGCATTGACCATTTCGTGCTGACGGTGAGAGACATTGACGCCACCTGCGAGTTCTACCAGCGCGCGCTGGACATGGAAGTGGTCACCTTTGCCGGAGGCCGCAAAGGCCTGGGCTTTGGCCAGAACAAGATCAATCTGCACCAGCAAGGCAAAGAGTTTGAGCCCAAAGCCAACCGCGCGGTGCCTGGCTCGGCGGATTTTTGTCTCATAACCAAGACCCCCATCGCCGAGGTGATGAACCGGTTAGCGCGTCTGAAGATCCAGATCGTAATCGGGCCGGTGGAAAAGATCGGCGCGCTGGGACCTATGACGTCTGTTTATTTTCGCGACCCGGACCTGAATCTCGTTGAAGTTTCCAACTACGGCGAGAAAGCCGCCGCTGGTGTATAGAAAACAATCATGCCGTTATCCACACTCATTGTTGACGACGAACAGCTCGCGCGCGACGAGCTGAGCTACCTGCTCAAGTCGGTGGACGACGTCAACATCGTCGCCCAGGGGCGCAACGGCCTGGAAGCCGTGAATCTCATCAAAGAACATTCTCCCGACCTGGTCTTTCTCGACGTGACCATGCCCGGCCTGGACGGCTTTGGCGTGATCAAAAAGCTGATTGACCGCAAGATTCCCCTGCCGCAATTTATTTTTGCCACGGCGTTTGACCAGTACGCGGTGAAGGCCTTTGAAGTTAACGCGGTTGATTATCTGCTGAAACCTTTCGACAAAAAGCGCGTGACGCAGGCGGTGGAGAAAGCGCGGAAGAAGCTGCAATCGTCGTCCGCCGCCGGCAATGACAAGCTGGAAGCGCTGGTCAAGATG is drawn from Terriglobia bacterium and contains these coding sequences:
- a CDS encoding VOC family protein, whose protein sequence is MIDRIDHFVLTVRDIDATCEFYQRALDMEVVTFAGGRKGLGFGQNKINLHQQGKEFEPKANRAVPGSADFCLITKTPIAEVMNRLARLKIQIVIGPVEKIGALGPMTSVYFRDPDLNLVEVSNYGEKAAAGV
- a CDS encoding LytTR family DNA-binding domain-containing protein: MPLSTLIVDDEQLARDELSYLLKSVDDVNIVAQGRNGLEAVNLIKEHSPDLVFLDVTMPGLDGFGVIKKLIDRKIPLPQFIFATAFDQYAVKAFEVNAVDYLLKPFDKKRVTQAVEKARKKLQSSSAAGNDKLEALVKMLEAQKPQNSKVLVRAAGRMFLVDQKDVCFASIEDGIISVVSTSMEGQSNCRTLEELLDGLDPDMFWRAHRSYVVNINRIKEVVPWFKSSYQLRMDDKKQSEVPVSRAQTKRLRELFGL